The DNA region CCTCTGCCCCCGTGCTGCTGCCTACAGATAGTGGTGAGCTGTTGTTCACACGCACGCAGTTGTTGCCAGGGTTCATGTGTAATGTGATCTGCTTGAGTTTCCAAGTCCACCCACGCACACTCTCCTCGGGGCAGCCTGCTGCCCACTCTGTTGGTGGGTGGTTTCTTACAGTGGAGCTGGCTGCAGCCATAGACGTGATACTATTCTGCATGTATTACATATATACACAGCAGCCCCAGCAGTAGTGACAACACTACTGATTACGAAAAGAATGCTGAGAGGATATCCACAGTAAACCGATGAGAGGCTGCTGAGTGTTCAAGCATCTCCATTTGTGCTGCACAGTGTTGTGTGCTGATGGCACTCATGAGTAATACACTGAAGGACAGTCATTTcaatgtctccctctctctttctctctctccctcaccatAAGGGAGAACTCCAGAGGTCATGCTCACGGACTGTGGCGGAGAAAGTTAGTGAACAGTGCCAGCTGGCATGCGGGTGTAGAAGataccctcctcttcctcctccaccgccTCCACCGCCTCCCCCGCGGCTACTGGGCACCACAGGTAAAAGACTCCCAGGTTTCACACCTGTCTCACCCcaaagtctgtctgtctctctcactctcagtCTGCTCTCGCCCCACAGTTGGAGCTCACTCCCAGCCAAACGCAGGTGTCAAGCAACTGGCTGTAGTGAAGTGTTTCCTTTTATgctcaaaagaaaagaaatgtacCATCGACCCCCTGAGATTACTGTGTGAGCGCCCGTGCATGGGCACTGTTTTTGCACGTGTGCGTCTGTGCGTGTGATGGAGCCAGCAGGATGTTGACAGCTGAACACAGGACTAATTTATGCCGGGTCTGACCTTGGGGAGTACCCAGCTGCCTGTGAAATCCATGCCTGCTGGGCTGCCAAGCTCAGTGGTTCATTGGTAGGGTTTCCCCCCGGAGGACCACTGATTAAAACACAGATGAGTTAATTTAATTAGCTTTAATTTGGTCGAGATAAGGGGCTAATGAAGCAGCCCAGTAGTTTTTAGCATGGTTTTGAAGTTGAGCTGGCGGCaatgagggtgtgtgtgtgttggcgtgtATATCTGTGTGGATCCTCCAACACTCCTTCTGAGATGGTAAATCCATTGACAGATAGACGAACATATTTCACTATAGCCTGCTCGCTGGAAATTGATATGATTTGTATGTACTCTCAAGCACCTTAATGAACAGTGCACTGAAATATGGGACAGGCGTTGCTGATGATGCAGCCATTCTGAGCTATTACTGTGACTCTTTAGCATCACTCACCCTGCGCcctttatataaaatatgagtagAGAGGTAGTACTTAATCATCAAAGTCTCAACTGGCAGCAGTGTAAAGGTTTTAATCAGTCACATCCAATGATTTCTCTCTGTCTGGTCAATTTAAAAGGACCTCTGACTCACCATGTGAGCTACCTATTGAGAGTTATTCTCTACATGTTGCATGAATGCTGTCAGGGCCATCTGACTGCGAGCTAAGGGTGGGGGTTTGAATGCCCAATTACAGCCAACGCATGAGTGCAACTCTGAACGCATCCATAAACAGCAGTGTGTCACGATAAATATGATAAAGAGGCCAATTTTCATTCCTTTTCAACTTTACACTGAAATGTTTGCAGAGGGTGGAGACACCATGAATAATTCATTCAAAGggagtttttttctcttcagttCTCAGTTTAATCTATACAGGCGCATAATTATCTTGATATTCCTTCAGTAGCCCAATTTGCAGAACGGTTAACGCTCAGCATTTGCTTTAAACTGTAGTATtcaaaaatgcaataaatatgCATGTGAAAAACGTGAAAAACTGGGACAATGACTGAGACCTAATCTATCTGCTacaagtctaaaaaaaagtgtggaaaAATTGCCACTGTAAAGTAAGTCAGTGTGTGCTAAAAATGGCTTCCGAAATCCTTCAAAGGAGCGTGCTTTATCACAATGAAGTAGATCCTTACCACTGACTGAATTAAATCCTACAGCCGTTGACAAAACTGCAGGATTAAAATGGAAGTTTGGCTGAGAGGAGCTTTTAAATTCATAGTGACTTATGACGTGGTGTGCTGTACCGGGGAGAGCCGTGCCTTGTTATTTGCTCTGTAGGAAATGTGCTGCGTTGGAAAATAGTCCACAGCATTACTAAGGAGTATTTGTTGCCATGGTGTAAACCCTTCCTCTCATTCATAACGAAATAACTGGAAATGCAGGAGCTACGAGTTTGTTGTGATATATACAACAGAGTATATTTACTCGGgagcatagatagatagatagatagatagatagatagatagatagatagatagatagatagatagatagatagatagatagattatgCACATGATTAAACTGATTTGTAGATGCTGGGAGGGCATTGAATGCTGCAGAAAGAGAAGGGAGAGAAGTTGTCCATTACAGACACGAAGTTGCTGATGCACATAATGTTATACAACATTCCTGGTGAGTGGTCTTACACCACAAATCTAATGTGGAAAGAGCAGGAGGTTCCTGCAACGGTAATTGGTGTGGACAAGAGTGCTGGTGTAAGGAGGGCTGACGGGACCTTAAATGATTCATGGTGTCGGCTTGGATATCTTTGAACGTTGAACCTAAGACCTACAGAACAGGCGAGGACACATCAGCTACTTCCCAGCTCAGAGAGCGAGGGAAGAAAATCACCTCCGTGTTATCGTGTTGTATAATACAATCTAGTCAAAAGGGATGAGCATAGTGaatgttttctgatttattttgttaaattcgTTCCACTCATTCTCTTCTTCTGTATCCaaatctctctcctcctcctccctttgctccctcttcttcttctatgttTTTTCTCTAAGTGGCAGAGCCCATGGTGCCCTTGTTGAGGCCCTGGTGGATGGAGATGGACATTGTAGTGCTCGGAACGGTGGGCTGTGCCTCAgtcgtcttcctcctctcagccATCATCATCTGCTACAAGGCCATCAAGAGGTTGGATGTCacttttctctcttctgttctgCTCCAGTTAGATCTCTGAAATATTTTCAAGTGATGACAAATTGAAATAGGAACTGTCACAGGCAGGCTACTTAACATATCATGTGTAATTTGACCCATGGGAGACAGTACTATCTGCGTGTGAGGCTATACGATGACCCTGTCGTCACCCTGCTGGGTCACACCGAGGTCAGAGGTTAGATAATGGAAGGGGTTGTAAATGTCACAGAGAAAAGATCCACTGCGCTGAGTCACCCAGAAACATCCTGTAAATTAATCTATTGAGGTGCTTTACGATACCGTGTTGATTTTAATTTGCATAAGTGTCTAAAGCTTCCTGGAACGGCAGCTGCATTCATGAAAGTGAAAGCGCGAGGCGAGCAGAGGAATCCCAAGACGCCGCTGTTGCAGCGGGAACTGTTTCCCCCATTTGGCTTATTAGAGAAAAAGGCTGCGTGAGGTTTTAGCCTGCAGCACAACCCAGACCcaattctctctctgtgtgcgtgtgtgtgtgtgtgtgtgtgtgtgtgtgtgtgtgtgtgtgacattcaGGCAGCACGGTGTCACACATGCACTCTGACATCCATGTTAATGTTCGCAGACATTTAACAAACATCGTGCAAAGCGATGCACATGCACAGAGAGGCATGCCGAGGAGGCGACTTGTGTGCACCCATCCATAAACTCACAACATCTTTACATACGCATATACATCATCCTGGCATATTTACACACTCTATAAAATATGGCAtaaactgtcacacacacacacccatgtgAGAACGGCCACAGATATGTGCGCTAcgtgtatgttttatttatgtgtatttaaattgatttagtATCATACCTTATTATATTTATGGAATTATATTAAGCCTGCATGCCCGATATGGCTTCCCTCAGCAGAACTCTCCTTTCTTTAAACAACAAATAGGCAAAGTCAGGCAGCGGAAGTAATGGGTGGTTGGCTCAGGAATTCATTATGGCAATTCTCCAGCCCCCTGTGTAGCCAAGGGGcaccttttttaatgcagcagtgGTAGCAAAGTGTTGTTGCAATACGGGCTCTAGCTCCAAACCCAAGTcattatttatgaattaatttgcGCAGTCATTCAGTCGCAGGCCACATCTTTTATACATGCAAGCGGGTCGTGTCCTGAAGCTCTGTGGGCTCTAGACTGCAGACTTTGTGCCACGCCGAGCTGCCCTCCACTCTGAATGaggagggaaaaacacacaggtcCAGCCAGACTGGCCTCATTAGACATTCATTAGTCACCAGCCAATAGGAGAGCTGTCCAGGGAAAAATGTGATTCCTTCAACATTTATCACGGATGCTCTAATCATCCTGAGTGGAAGGGAGAGGAAACAACGCAGCGAAAAGGACAGAAAGAAATTTACGAAAGCAAGCAAAGGCAGTAATTGAGCGTCTTAGTCAATACCAATGTGAGAGAGGGTTTGTCAGTGAGAATAACACAGCCGGTTATATATAGCCCTTCAGCCCCTCAGTGCTACGGGCTTTCCCAATGAAAATCAGCTGGCCGAGGTCCAAGGCCTGAGCACCACAGACAGCAGAGAAGCTAGCTCTGCGGGTCCCAGCCCTCCTGgccttttgttattttttataatcttTGTCTGCCAGTCATGTGTCAGAAGCAAAGGGGCTGGAACGGAAAAAACACTTCCATACAATTCTATTCAGAGTCCACAGCACCAGGGAGGCTGGTGTGTGCAAGCACTGAGAAGAGGATTCAGACACACGCTGCGTTTCAGTGTTGCTGTGCCATCCGAAGCAAAAGACATGATGCTGCAGTCCAGGCTGTCAGCCATCCAAGgagccaaaacaaacaaaactccaACCAACTGACTAATGAAGCTAGACGCTTTTCCCAATCACTTACCGCTCTGGGAGGCTTGTCCAAAGACGGATAATACATCACAGCTGCTCCTGTCCAAGGGCAATACACTATATCCAAGATACTCAACCAGGGATGCAATAAAAGGAAACTACTTGTCAGGCAAAATGGTTTACAATCCACTATTTACTAATACATTATTAATCTcctctgttttattttcaaaatgacTACACCAGCACCTTCAAAACCGGCGACAGATTTTTACAGcctgttttataatgtgttttctttgaaCCGTAGCACGTTACTCTAATTTCCAGATGGCTGGAGTAATTGTAAACAGCTCAACACATGTCCCAATTTTCGCCGTGATCCATTCCCCAAACTTCAAACAGGAATGTGCGCTGTGATTGCACAGCTTTGATATGAAATATTCATCTAACCTGTGAAATGTTGTGTTGCCACCTGCCATGTGTCAACAGCATGGCATCTATTATTGAACACCCGGGTAGAGGTCGGCTTGAGGCCCCAGTGCTCGGCCCTCTGTGGTGGCCCAAAGCGACATGGTCAGTCTGAGCACAGATTACATCCTGGGAGAAATAAACAGGGCTGAAGCCCCTTCCAGCAAGCTGTAGATCACCAGTGTCAGGGCCATTTTATAGCATGACAGATGACAATACTGACCTGACAAAAATATtccaaattaaaataatttgtgaGCTGCAAGTTGCAGTGAAACGAATAATCGCCCCCGCTTACTGTTTATTCCAAGTAGAAGAATTCCCAGACTGGCTGTAAACACTGCCGTCTGTCACTTAGAGAAAACTTTGGTATTTCCCAACTCCCCTAGCTGCAGCTGCATCAGCCAATCATCTCCCCCTCGGCACAATGTGTTTCCACCCCGGGGCTGGACACTTTCTATTTTGAGGCTTTCCCCGGGTCCCACAGGGACACATCAAGCAGCATCTGTCCTACATGGCCGGCACGTATCCCTGGTGTCCTGCGCCATACGACACCTCCCAGCTGACAGAGTCCCACAGGAAGTCTTTGTCATTTTGTTTAAAACTTTGCTCGAGAGCCATTAGCTGGCCTCACCTCCAACTATCCCGACAACTATAGATTAAATGCAGTGAGTGGTGttcacaaaaaacagttattcataaTCATCTTGCTCgtaaatgataaaatatgaacacaAATATCATAATCAATCTGGGACTATAAAATGACAAAGAAGGCTCAATGTACAGTGTTAAGCTTTAGTTCAAAGTAAGGAGAGTTAGTAATATTtatatgacttttatttgtattgatAACTTTATAACAATAGTAagagtactgtactgtacttgggcacagtggtgctttgagctaaattgCCAACTGTGGCATGCTAACATGGTCATAGTGACAATGCTCACCATGGCTGTAGTCAAGACCGACTTAATCGAGTACAAGCCAAGTCCAAGACCAGGTCCAATCGAGTCCGAGTCAAGCCCAAGTCCAGAGCAAATCGAACCCTGTTCAGGACCATGTTAAGCAATAGTGTCTTTCCAATGCCAATCCTCTTCTGTCCTGcggaaccacacacacacagcttggaTAACAGCTCATTTTGGTTAATGCAGGCAAAATGTATAGCTAGATAACAGACTAGCTGTAACAAAGGTATAAATTGCAAAGTTAAAAGACTTGCTTAATTGCCTTTATTAAGTTATCATAAAAtgcacttcattcaaactggacagaaacaaaataaaactcaccaaaaccgttttgtttagtctttccactgttccacaatcaccaactctggtttggttgaaataaacccttatttcacagagctagatgtgaaaatatgccggctctaCACGCTGTTTTTCccccactgtctctctctgcccgctgagcagccAGGAACAACTTGACCAGTTCTCAATAGCCGAGCCCGAGACTCTGAGTCCAACAAGGCACGAGACCAAGACAAGCGcaagactttaaaaaaagtggtaaaaaaaaatgctaagtAGGTGTAATGTTCACCACGATCACcatttattattagtatttcaTTGGtgattggtcataaaccaaagttattgcaattcatcctgaggggaacatgaaggTCTGCACCAAATGTTGCAAAATTTGCACAATCCATCcaattgttgagatatttcattaaaaaacaacatatttcaaACAAATGGTGACaccagaggaaaagtcaggggatcaaccAAGTCAGTAGGAGTCATCCTCCagggatcatgaatgtctgaaaaatgtcatggcaatccgtCAATCAGTTGTTGAcgtatttcagtctggaccaaagtggtggactgacagacagacccTGGAGCCATGTTGCTAAAAAATGACAGAGGAGGCATACTGAGAGTGTTTTTGAGTTTTTTGAGTCGAAACGCTTTAAAGACTGGTGAAGACTCTGAGAGTGACTTTGTTGACAGATGAAAGTATCCGGAacacaggaggtggaggtggaggtgcgGAGGTGGAGGGGCGGAGGCGGTTCACGGAGCTGAAATGACAGCTGAAAAACAGCCGAGACAGGAACAGTTTTAAAACCTGACAGCAACAAGACGGTTGATTAACAGGTGTGGCAGAATCAGATACGGGAgcaatggaaaaaaagaaagcagacaAATTGAGTTGGCAGCAGAGGGAAATGAGCATATGCATGAAAAGTACACATCCTAATTGAACATTTACTACACTATCAATCATATTCTAgagaaatgtcacaaaaaaaacatttttcacaacAGATATTGAAAAACTTTAGATCAGCTgtccattttcattttacactcTCCGTGTAAATACACACAGGGGTATGAACTATAATGAAATCCGATGTGCGAAGCATAATAAATGCTACCATTTTGAAGCTTGCAATGCATGGTGCATTTTTTTTACTGAGATCTTGTCAAATGTGTTGATTCAACTCAGTGGTACGGTTTTGAGTCCATGGACATAATAACAGAAAGAATATAATACAATGTCGTACAACAGCAGCACAAAATGCTGTCTGAAATCTAGCTTTGCTGAACTTTAGCCACAAGTGGTATTTACACAGTAACATTTATCTAAGGTTAGTTAACATTAGTTGCCATAAGCTACCAATCATATCAGACCATAAAAAGCTTTAGCAGCAAAACGCCTGAGTGTATGGAATTGAGCAAcagtgcatttcattttttattggtgccttcaaatgaaactcgtgagctcgtgtttacaacatgggaagtcgtgtacacgatatgcttggcgttcaagtggttaagttgtgagaacaccgctgctacgCAACGgaaatattaacgttactgtcggcgtcttgAAGCCACAGAGGCTGACGAtatagcaagctagcaagtaggtaacataatgcaggaaaggcataatgacagaggaaaaatataaggccgttgggaatatcaacattttcctcagacatattatataattacaaattacaataaattactaaaattacaatatattaacttattatgcaccaaaaaatgaacttccttagcctccgccatttctgacaacgtcaacgaacacatcacaactcgtgaactcagagctttcagaaacgttccactctccacgaggtcgtgaatacaaGAGGTCATATGGACTCTTttggtgaacacggtaaacacgaccccatttgcaGGCACCATATGATCTCAACTCTTCATTTGTGAGAGGACgattgtgttatttattttttcaaaagttacatagtctctttaaaaacaattaacatattcatcttcatctctctgaCACGGACTCAACAAAAACCAAACATAGCAAACGTAGTTTTTCTTGCAGGGTGGTTGTATTAGCATTATGTCGAGCATGAGCTCATTTCACCCTGTAAGGATTCCCTCGCTGCACGATGCCCGAGAAGGGACAAAGATTTGCGCTGGACTGGACTGGGACTGACTGTTCGTCAAAGTTGGACCGGCCAGCCAGAGCtttcagaggagaggagacgctgagCTAAGATGTCGCTCAAGGGTCCTCTGTGGCAATGAAGGCATAGTACAGTGTTGAGTGGGACAATGACTGTACTAACTGTATTCAGATCTGTCTCTCCGAGTTACATAAGCCCGAGCAGGGGAGAGCAGCTGAGGGGGTCGGTGCAGAAGCCACAGTACACTGGACAAATATAATAACCACAAAGGCACCGAGGAGTGCATGAAAGGGGCTGCATTGAATGATACCGCTCTTCAcaggccagcagcagcagcaaggggATCATGTGTTGCAGCTTCACTTTGCACCAGAACGTACTCATAGAGAGGACGGCAGCGCAACCAGTGTTGAGAGGAGGTTATGTATCGATGTTATTCCCAAGTTGTTTTGACAGCCACACACATATTCATTACTTAGAGGGAAGATTGCATCTACCAGTCAGAGTAGGTAATTGCCTTATCCCCCGTGTTGCGATGTATCTTTCCCTCCTGTCTCCTTACAAAAGTGACCTTTTGAACATCGAGCTTATTAGAAAGGATCGCTGAGACCCGGAGCAGCACGAGAAATCAAATCAGCCTAAAGGTTAACAGTCTCTGTTTAATGACGGGGCCTTCAGCTGAGGCAACTCTCTTGTCAAGGAATTTGTCTTTACTTtgtgaaaatgtttatttgcAGGAAACCACTACGAAAAGAAGAGAACGGGACGAGTCGCGGGGAATATGCCATGAGCATCCGTAACAAGAAGGCCATGGGTACGAACAACACTGTGGTATAGACTGTCTCCTGGTGGAcgcaggaagtgacatcaccaTTGCCGTCTCTCACcttaccccccccccacccgaaTACAGCGATCCCTTCTCACCCAGAATGCAACAAGGTTTTACCCGAGGTTTTCGAATAGGTAAACCTTCCCTCTTTGCTTGGCATGTTGCCCGGACTGAAGACACCATTCAGCTCGAGAGGAGCTGCGAAAAgatggaaggaaaaaaaaatgacgcCAGAaaggacggagagagaaatcCACAAACCCCCATGGTGTCGAAAGTGGCACAGCAGGCTGAACATTATGCTCTTAGTAACAGCAAGTGTTGCTGACAGGCTGGTTGGCTGCTGGCTGGAGAGGGACTGTCTGCCAGTCTGCCGCAGATCCAGACCTCACACATTGTTGACATCTGCAACGGAACAATACAGCATCCCTGCAGTCCACACGGGACGAGCCCAtcacacacaataaataaacGTGCATGCAGTTTTTACAGAGaatgcaacatttttttatactcCAATCCCCACACTGTCCATCTTTTGTTCTCCATCTCTGAGACAGATGCTTTGTGAGAAGGCATGATGTTGCTGTCGGCTCTGAGATGTGGATTCATCTGACTATGCAATTTAAAGAAatccatattaaaaaaaaaagaggagcaaTGACATCAACACGGGACGTTCTGGTTATTTTACCATGCCAAAAATGCCACCGAAGACTCAATGTAATATACTTCAGTCATTCATCGATTTACTTGCTCATTTATTTACTAccttttgaatttatttttctacttaaaagaaaaaaaaactgtcttgtAAGTTACTCACATCTTTACAAATCTTGATGagttcattttatttctctgttttttttaagtgaataATTTATAAAGCATATAATTCATTTGTGATGCTCCGATGCTTTAAGCCTGCTGTCAGTTTGTTGAGACACTGATGCAGAAAACGCGCTTGCTCTGCAAAGAGTTTTGGTATCAGTTGTTCTGTCTCTCTGGGTGTTTGATATGCTTTTCCCTGAGACTTctgctaaaaaaaagtcaggggTCTCTACGATGTgctatgtgaatgtgtgtttcccAAACATTATTTCTGTGCTGCATCAGTCCccaattttaatttattatctcAAGGCAAGCGCCCCCCTAACAAGTTAAACCTGCTATCACAAACCAGAGTCTTGGGGTCAGCTAGATGCCTTCAGCCACGCTTTGTTTTGAATTCGACAATCTTCATTTTTCTATCTGTCAAGAAGGGCTTAGCCCATCGCTATAGAAACAGGGGACATGAGCCCAGTGCTGACCTTGTGACTGGTGAGAGACAGGAGACTTAGCCAATAGCCAGAGATCAGGTTGCACAGAGGATGGCCTCAGCAGGGATGTGTGTGACTCAGTGCTGTCA from Sebastes umbrosus isolate fSebUmb1 chromosome 16, fSebUmb1.pri, whole genome shotgun sequence includes:
- the prima1 gene encoding proline-rich membrane anchor 1 isoform X2, which produces MLSKIHLLLQLYMGELQRSCSRTVAEKVSEQCQLACGCRRYPPLPPPPPPPPPPRLLGTTVAEPMVPLLRPWWMEMDIVVLGTVGCASVVFLLSAIIICYKAIKRKPLRKEENGTSRGEYAMSIRNKKAMGTNNTVV
- the prima1 gene encoding proline-rich membrane anchor 1 isoform X1 gives rise to the protein MLPTTGFQEENDCGINYLWRRLLSQISPLNWTGWMVISQTLQAYVYCIHLLESLPSIFENSARGMLVQDLMPFTLSFWPFFFGHCLLSLFLLSCQGELQRSCSRTVAEKVSEQCQLACGCRRYPPLPPPPPPPPPPRLLGTTVAEPMVPLLRPWWMEMDIVVLGTVGCASVVFLLSAIIICYKAIKRKPLRKEENGTSRGEYAMSIRNKKAMGTNNTVV